One genomic segment of Capricornis sumatraensis isolate serow.1 chromosome 6, serow.2, whole genome shotgun sequence includes these proteins:
- the CCL21 gene encoding C-C motif chemokine 21 → MPQSLVLSILVLALAFCILQVQGSDGGAQDCCLTYSRKKIPANIVRSYRRQDISLGCAMQAILFSPRKRSQPELCADPKEAWVQNLMRRLDKPSAPRKPAQDCKKDKGAPKSGKKGKGSKGCKRTESSKGP, encoded by the exons ATGCCTCAGTCACTGGTCCTGAGCATCCTTGTCCTGGCTCTGGCCTTCTGCATCCTCCAGGTCCAAG gcagTGATGGAGGGGCACAGGACTGTTGCCTCACGTACAGCCGAAAGAAGATTCCCGCCAACATTGTCCGCAGCTACCGGAGGCAGGACATAAGCCTGGGTTGCGCTATGCAAGCTATCCT GTTCTCGCCTCGGAAACGCTCTCAGCCAGAGCTATGTGCAGACCCTAAAGAGGCCTGGGTGCAGAACCTGATGCGGCGTCTGGACAAGCCATCAGCCCCACGGAAACCAGCCCAGGACTGTAAGAAGGACAAGGGGGCCCCCAAGTCTGGCAAGAAGGGAAAGGGTTCCAAAGGCTGTAAGAG GACTGAGAGCTCCAAAGGGCCATAG